The sequence gacctagctaaaaaaacaaaaaaaacaacagtagacctacttcaacagtatattacacaataggcctactcactgaaccaccttgcttattgtctttgcaccttgcttattgtgtcagaggatccatatgatttaaactggtgtagcttacataggcagtgttggatttacatacaagttggttcaatattgcaaacaactgctctttattatattttatcacccggagagaagaaatactcttttctgattggctggcggggtggcttttaattctgaataacgggacacctatgaagtagatctggtaaaaaaagtttaatcgccgttccatatcaatgcttatgaatggtaactataacaacgatagtaggacgacggttaagcctggaggcaggcttcgcaacaatggaatcaactgtaaacaagctaactgtccatgctatcgctgttatagggccaacaaaagttgtacaacaagctgaactagtgagcttctttttaaacaaaaccgcgtgtttcctttgctttacagtggcaaccgggtgataagcgggataacggccttcgaggtgtgtccagttatacggaattaatggacgagggcgaggggcaaaaaacTCCCCGACGTGCAGCCTCCGTctgagtccattaattccgtataacaggacacacctcgaaggccgttatcccttacttaccacgtctgcttgcggaccacttgggatagtttgcggaccaccagtggtcaccacactttgagaaacactgagttAGAGCATTCCAAATAGCGCTGTGCTATGTCCAGTCCAGTTAGAACGTTCCAAATAGCCCTGTGCCATGTCCAGTTCCAAATAGTGAAAAATCAAACTGATTTTTTCTGATAACGCTCACTCATATTGCATGCAGTGAGGACTTTTAATTGGTTTTCCTCAGATTTGCTCTACTTGAGTGTTTGTACTGTAAATTCTTATAAGTAATTCAGCAGATGGCATCTTTGCCTTCCGTGTTGGAAAACAATCTCAGgcaggattttttttaatgcatttgaTTTAGAGTTATATAAGAGTATAAGTATACCCAACACTATGGAAAGTTGTCTGCTAACCTGACTGCTGTTGATTTATATAACATGTCATACATTTCCTCAAGGAGCCTGTTGAAGCTATCATTTGACCTTTGAACCCCCTTTGAATATAGCTATTGGGCGAGCATTGACACGGCACTGCGTCGCGTGGCGTATGAGCGGCGGGTGAAAGTGCGTCTGCTCATCAGCTGCTGGGGCAGCACGTCCCCCCTCATGTTCCCCTTCCTGCGCTCCCTCGCCTCTGTGCACGACGCCAAGACCAACCTGGACATCCAGGTGGTGAGTAGCGCACACCCAGTGCTTGGACAGAGAGCCATCccctcattctttctttcatttctctctttgttgcttgctttttgtctgtctgtaattagtcatgtgatgtgttgtgtggaCATTGATGTGGTAAGTAACCGGTACTCACACCAAGCTCTCAGACGGATAGCCATGTTTTCTTTCcttcgttctttctttctttctttctttctttctttcttttttgctcTCCCTCTTGCTTTTTCTTTCCTgctttctgtctgtccgtctTATCTTTACTGACTTTCTTGCTTTCTGTCATTCCTTCATCTTAAGATCCATCATGACAGTCAAATTGTTTTCAGCGTCTTTAATTGGTTTGCACTTTGGTCAGATTTGCctgtattttaaaaaaatagatATGCTATAAAAGAACTAATTTGCTAACTTTCTCACAGAAAATCTTCACAGTCCCTGCCACACCAGAGCAGAAACGCATCCCCTATGCCAGAGTCAACCACAACAAGTACATGGTCACCGATAAAGTGGCTTACATTGGTGTGTATTACCGTACTTCAGTTTGGATTATCGTAGTCCAGTTCAGATTACAGTAGATTTATAGTGGTAGTGTAATGTGTTAAATAATTTTGAGGTATGGCCTGAATAGATGTAATTTATTCAAATTCAAGCTTCTCAGATCAGTGAAAAGATGACATCCTAGCAACACTAGCACCAATGCCATTACTGTCAGACGTGTCTTGTAGTAATGTTGAATGTTTGAAgtaatgtttgaaatgtccctTTGTTTTGCGCAGGAACCTCTAACTGGTCTGGGGACTACTTTGTGAACACGGCCGGCTCCGCCCTGGTGGTGAATCAGACCCAGTCTCAGTCTGCGGACCCCACGGTTCAGCAGCAGCTCCAGGCTGTGTTCGAGAGGGACTGGGAGTCCCCGTACAGTGCCCAGCTAAGCCGCAACGCCATGGACGGCCAAAATGACCTGTGCCATAATGTctgacactacacacacacacctacacacacacacacacacacacacacacctcaggctTCTGAAGCCACACATGCGGCAGCTCTGTTCCAAGCCTGATTGGCTCCCAAAGGGAGTTATTTTTAAAACTAAAACTTTTAATTCACAGTCAACCACTAACAAATAGCACCAATATTGTCTTAACCGCGAATTCAATCAGGTAGTATTGCTGCTGTGTTTTTGATTGCGCTTGGATGCAACATTGCCATTTTGGTACCTAAATGATCCCAGTGTTGTTAATTGTAGGTAAACTTGTGCGATGAGTATGTTGAGTTGTTTGGGTTCGGAGGAGAACAGTGAGTACTATGCTGGGTAATCCTCATAAGAAGGTATTCAGTGGACTTTGGATTGGTGATTGTGACACAAATGTTTACACCAAGCGGAAGCCCTGTATCTGGATAcattttcttttattattttggGCATGATTTTTGAGTAAACAGAGAATAAACTGCTTTttagtagtttttttttttaattatgcactTTGTTTTTCTTAAGAGGGGTACATGTTTTTTACTCAGACACCAGCCTTATCTAACCTAATTATCTCGCCAGTATCTCtacaaaaaatgttttggtTCATCAACTGAAATACATTGTATATTGCGGTGTTAGCTGCTTTACAAAACcttcagtatttttttttaatatggaCTCAACACTTGCAATACCTCTGAAATATACTTTCTCTTTTGTGTCTTGAGAAGGATATTTGGTGAATGGTGAATAGTTGATTTAATCTCAGGAAGCTGTTGTAAACAGGGTGGTTTGTTTATTGATTTGTTTATCAGGTTCACGTTCTTTAACTTACACATTGGagaccaggggggtattccaagtatgtggtttaaaGGCAAACCTGGGTAAGCTAACtccgagtaagtggtaaacctcctatggcattgttttgtatgGACAATGAAACCATACAGCAtatctattaggaggtttaccccttactgagttaacttacccaggtttgcctccaaaccacgtacttggaataccccccagttAAAACATGATCACAGCGGCCACAAACTCACTATGGCTATTAAAAACGAAATTCTTCATTCTTGGTTCATTCTTGTTATTTTAATACTGAAtctgaacatttttttttcaaacttgcCATTTTCCCTCCCATGCCCACTGTCTCTCATGTGACCAAGAGGGAACACTGCTGTTACAAACCTGTTGGACTTTTTGGACAGTTttgtatttaaaaataaatggaTTTGTGaaaagtattattattattattattatatagaaCAGTCTTCCTCAAATAATTGGTAAATAATCTCATATATTCCTATATCTCATATTTATTTCATAAATATATCATTCAATGGCATCAACTTTCTTCAATCTCTGACATAATTGCAAATTGCCAAGTGCTTCTTGCAGgttggagacagacagagcatGTGAAAGGGTCTTAACCTTGTGCAAAGCTGAagcaacagaaagaaaaagtCTAGGAGGCTCAAAAGGAGTGATTGGGACCAAGGATGGACCCAACAATTATGTCTGGTGCTTTTCCTtgcttgtgcatgtgttgcATCCTCCAAGCCCTCAGTAATGCATGAAGTTGTGTGCGCAACCTCCACTGCGGGCCGAAGGGCCATAGCCGTGGAAGGTGGACATCTGGGCATCGGGCATCCAGCTGTTGGGGTCAGGCCACTGGGGTGGATGAGCCTCTGGCTCATATGGAAAGTACTGGAGAAGAGATGAGACAAGAGAAGGTTCTGGAAGTTTCAAGTGGTAAAGCACTAGAACAGGGCAGTCATCATGGGTTTAATTCTCAGGGAATataagatcacacacacagaatttaaACATTCAATGTACTATGTCATTTTAAACATGACAAATTGTTAAACAAATGTAATATAAAAGGTTCTGACTATACTTAAACACATTTTCCTTTGCTGTATTTCAGCATTATAAGTGTGGACAggtttgttattgtttgtgaATAAAATTGTAATTCAGTCTGTGTAACTCATTTCAAGGCTGACCACTATTAATAATTTTTAATGAATGGCTTTGAAATTAGATTTGATTTGACCCAACTAGCCTCATATATGCTTAAATGTTCAAAGCTGAAGTGATAAAAAATGGCTCTCTTACGTTTGTTCTTACACACTCTTGCGTGCTACCTTACCTGCAGGACATATTCTCCACCAGCCTGCACAGCTTGGTCACTGTATTCAGGATAGTTCACACTGTGGTCATCCACCATGTCCTGGGACATTGGGACATCACCATCTTGGCTTTCGATCACACTCTGGGTAAGAACCTGGGTCAGAAAGTCTTGGGTGACCATATCTTCCAGTAGAAAATCCTGGGTTTCTGCCAGGAAGACCTGTGGCGGATTCACATCTTGCTCACACATGGAGTCGTCTTGAGGGTAGAGCACCAGCGACTGGTCCAGGGTTCCATCTTGGGCAGGCTCATGCTGTGGTCCACAAGTCCCTGGAGCAATGCCTTCAGTCTGAGGGAGCTTAGCCATTTGCTGCTTCCCACAGAAGCTACTGAAATACGACATTATTGACTCGCCCAGAGATCTCTCCCGGCGAGTGCCAGGGACAGTGGAGTAACCAGTGGCACCCATTTCTTCATCTGTGCCCTTGTTGGGTGCTGGACAGTTGTCTGGGTCAGAAGCTTGCCGGTTTGGAGTTTGATGGGCTCGATCAGACTCCTCAGACGAGATTGTGTCAGAGGTACCCATGTCCTGCTCATCCACGATGCACAGATCGTCCAGCTGCTTTGTAGTCTTACGGACTCGGCTGTAGACCAGATTGTGTTGGCTGTGTACTGCTGAGGTTGCACCACAATTGTCTATGCGATACTTCCCAGCAAAGGCTGCCTGGCAGCTGCCACTGTGGTACTGATGCTCCTGTTTTGCAGCAGCAGAGCGTTGAGGCTGGTAAGCACCCCTTGGGTGAGGAGGTTGggcctgtgtctctgtctggagACGGTGTGGTCTTGTGCCATCTCCCCCAGAAGTTCTGGCTGGTGTCACTGCCTCTTGCAGACAGCGACGAGACATCTCGTAATAGTGCTTGTACTCCTGAGCAGCACGCAAGTGGTGAATGGTGATGAAGTGATGGCGCAGGGCTGAGCTGGGATTGATCCTCTGGTGCGAATCCAACGTCAGCGTTCGCTTTAGGAGCTCTACCATGCAGTGTCGGTCCATAATTTCTGCAGCTATCTCCTCATTATGGAATCCCTCATCTGTTTGAGGAACCTCTACAGACTCAAGTTCATCTAGAGAGCTGAAGATATACTTCCGTCGCCCAGAAGAACCTGCTGTCTCTGTGGACTGGGGGACTCCACCTTTGCCAACAGAACTAGGATGCTTTAGCTGCCATTTAGGTGCCCCACGACTGTTCTTTATGAGTTCGAAATATAGGTGAGCCTTGCTAGCTGAATTGAGGAGATGGGTGTGTGGAATTCCCTGGGTTTCACAAATGTAGCGCACCTGGTCATATTCTGACTCTCCAGGGTACAGAGGCCAGCCAAGAAAAAGCTCTGCTATTATGCAGCCGAGGGACCACATATCCACCTTTTCACAGAATGGAAGTCCAAGAAGTATTTCTGGAGATCGATAGAATCTGGTTGGGGACAAGAATCAAATTTACACAATCTTGTTATAAAACTCTTGAGTGCCAAGAAAGGTGCCTTTAAATAACatgtattttattattattattattattattattatatctttACACCTAAAATGATAATCACATATGCACATCTGACCTTGACTGGATGTATGGCTCTCTTACAAAACGGACTTCGTTGAAAAGACTTGCTGAGCCAAAGTCGATCACCTTGACTCGGAAGGGATGGCGAGACTGATCCACGATCATGACATTCTCAGGTTTTAGATCAGCGTGAATTATTGCTAACTCCTTGAGCTTAGCAAGGGCTTTAAGCACTTGATAAGTAATCGTCCGAATATTGCGTATGGCTAATGGTCTAAATCCATTATCTTTTTGAAGTTGATACAAATTCTTCTCCAACAGCTCAAATACCAGGTAATGACAACTCTGGCCAGGAAAAGCCTCGTAGAATTTTACAATATGACTCTTGTCCAAATTTGCAGAGCAAAGGACGGATATAAGTTTCAATTCATTCTTAATTACGCGACTTTTGTGGACATCCGTTTTCATAATTTTTACAGCAACTAATTCTCCATCACTTCCTCGCCAACATTTTGTGACTTTACCAAAAGTTCCTCTTCCAACAGTGTCCAGGACGTGGTAAACCTCAGTTTCAGAAtaaatatctgacatttttgtagGACACTCGTACATGTAGCCTAAGCAAGATTCAATTCAATAAAAAACAGCACAAAACTGTTCCATATTAGAAGAATGCAAGATGTAACAATTCACGACGTTCCATCATTGATACATGCATTCTATTTGctacaatgtaggcctatttagacGCATATTACACTCCATAAGCAATACACTAGAGCAATCCAGGATGAACAACTTTATTAGACTTTGCATACAGGATTGATTATAGAGGCACtctgggagtttttttttttttttaaataaaaacggTGAACAGAACTGTGTTCATGGTTAATTTTAGGCCTACGCTATAATCGGCTAGTGTCTCCATTTTCTGTCAATATttgatatagcctacacaaacctatttttaaaatgttttagattGCATGGTAGCCTATATTAGGCCTGCTGTCTTAATGTATCTATCTATAACGTTGGCTTTACATAAAACTATTGCCAAGGTCAATGTTATTTTCAGCACCACATCCAAAAAAGGAGATTTCACTGTCCATGTGCGCGCCAATTGTCTTTTGTATTTCCTAGGGTTACTCTCCAGCTGGCTAGAGGAGGGGCATGAATCGAGTCACGCAGAACGACAGGCTTCCAGAAGAAGCGAAAGATGGCGGTAAGTAGCGGTCTATGGAACACCGTGTTACTTTTGTTTTGAAATACAGTTAAATATTTGCAGAATATATGATGCACTTAATGGTTGCAGCATAGATCACATTCGTCGTTCCAGATGCGATTTGTGTGTGGTATGAACTTCTCAATGAAGTTTCGTTTTAGTGTTATCCACATAATTTGCCCTTTTAGTGTATTTAAAACAACATAATGTTCGGTTATTTTCAGCATCTCCTGTTGCAAAGTTTACTCAAGGTAAACTCTGACAATTCAGACTTTCTATTCAGAGAACGTGAGTAGCCTAAGTTTGAATTTCAAATCAGAACTCCTTATGAGAAAGAATCAGATCTGTTCATTTCGCTCTTTGCTTTAGTCAGTATTTTATCAGCATTGTCCTTGACACATGCATTGTCCCTATTAGAAAGTGCCAGGTTTATATCTTATAGCCTATCAGTTTTGTTTCGTGATAATGATCGACATATAGCCTAACTTTTATTACCCAGCCTACTGGTTTAGACGGGGGTTTGTTGtcaaatgttttgttttcagcAACATGTAGGTCTAATGTTATTTTGCGTTTGCAAGAAGTTGTTTTAAACAGGACGAGAAAGCTAGCCTAACGCTTCTTAATACAGATT is a genomic window of Alosa sapidissima isolate fAloSap1 chromosome 15, fAloSap1.pri, whole genome shotgun sequence containing:
- the LOC121683860 gene encoding homeodomain-interacting protein kinase 4-like — translated: MYECPTKMSDIYSETEVYHVLDTVGRGTFGKVTKCWRGSDGELVAVKIMKTDVHKSRVIKNELKLISVLCSANLDKSHIVKFYEAFPGQSCHYLVFELLEKNLYQLQKDNGFRPLAIRNIRTITYQVLKALAKLKELAIIHADLKPENVMIVDQSRHPFRVKVIDFGSASLFNEVRFVREPYIQSRFYRSPEILLGLPFCEKVDMWSLGCIIAELFLGWPLYPGESEYDQVRYICETQGIPHTHLLNSASKAHLYFELIKNSRGAPKWQLKHPSSVGKGGVPQSTETAGSSGRRKYIFSSLDELESVEVPQTDEGFHNEEIAAEIMDRHCMVELLKRTLTLDSHQRINPSSALRHHFITIHHLRAAQEYKHYYEMSRRCLQEAVTPARTSGGDGTRPHRLQTETQAQPPHPRGAYQPQRSAAAKQEHQYHSGSCQAAFAGKYRIDNCGATSAVHSQHNLVYSRVRKTTKQLDDLCIVDEQDMGTSDTISSEESDRAHQTPNRQASDPDNCPAPNKGTDEEMGATGYSTVPGTRRERSLGESIMSYFSSFCGKQQMAKLPQTEGIAPGTCGPQHEPAQDGTLDQSLVLYPQDDSMCEQDVNPPQVFLAETQDFLLEDMVTQDFLTQVLTQSVIESQDGDVPMSQDMVDDHSVNYPEYSDQAVQAGGEYVLQYFPYEPEAHPPQWPDPNSWMPDAQMSTFHGYGPSARSGGCAHNFMHY